A part of Synergistota bacterium genomic DNA contains:
- a CDS encoding carbohydrate ABC transporter permease gives MNELEIKKIRKRIFWWNFVKYGFMIIISAPIILFYGWLFMGAFEGKSGFTLHNWRFLWEETVLKGLPNIWAITLNTLILAGGVALLTILVATLGGYALSRLEFKGRGPLLGFTLALHAFPSITLLVAIFYILRTMGLLNTLGGVILVKVALELPFATWVMKGFYDSIPWDIEISAIVDGASRFQTWFKVMLPLAKPGIGALSIFSFLSGWSEFVFVYTFILSKKAWTLSTYLKGVIGEFRFVDYGLLTAVSIFYMIPTLIFFLFAQKHLLKITMGGVKGT, from the coding sequence ATGAATGAGCTTGAAATAAAAAAGATAAGAAAAAGAATTTTTTGGTGGAATTTCGTTAAATACGGCTTTATGATAATCATATCGGCTCCCATAATCCTATTCTATGGCTGGCTTTTTATGGGAGCCTTCGAAGGAAAAAGCGGTTTTACGCTCCACAACTGGAGATTCTTGTGGGAAGAAACCGTTTTAAAGGGCCTACCCAATATATGGGCAATAACTCTAAATACCCTAATATTAGCCGGAGGAGTCGCACTACTTACCATTCTCGTTGCGACTCTTGGTGGATATGCCCTTTCTCGTCTGGAATTCAAGGGAAGAGGGCCCCTACTTGGATTCACCCTCGCTCTTCATGCTTTTCCATCAATTACCCTCCTCGTAGCAATATTTTACATACTAAGAACCATGGGTTTACTCAATACCCTTGGAGGAGTGATACTCGTTAAGGTCGCTCTGGAGCTACCCTTTGCAACCTGGGTAATGAAGGGGTTCTATGATAGTATACCCTGGGACATAGAAATATCAGCCATAGTAGATGGAGCATCAAGATTCCAAACATGGTTTAAGGTAATGCTCCCATTAGCCAAGCCGGGTATAGGCGCTCTTTCCATATTTTCCTTCCTCTCCGGATGGTCTGAATTCGTTTTCGTATATACCTTCATACTTAGCAAAAAAGCTTGGACGCTCTCAACCTATCTTAAGGGCGTCATAGGAGAGTTCAGATTCGTTGACTATGGACTATTAACGGCGGTCTCTATCTTTTACATGATCCCCACGCTTATATTCTTCCTCTTCGCACAGAAACATCTGCTTAAGATAACCATGGGAGGAGTAAAGGGAACCTAA
- a CDS encoding ABC transporter ATP-binding protein has product MARIFLDRLTKRFGKVIALSDFTLEVKDGEFIAILGPSGSGKTTTLYLIAGVYKPTSGKIYFDDQVVNDIPPQYRNIGLVFQSYALYPHMTVYENIAFPLRLKKIPREQIKQKVEKVAKMLHIDELLARKPNQISGGQQQRVALARALVKEPNILLLDEPLSNLDAKLRVATRGEIKRLQKELGITAVLVTHDQIEAMTMAERIAVIHKGKLQQYSTPHDLYSNPENLFVAGFIGNPPMNFLHGRFKKEGDNFKIIINGSEIRIPHERIKQARGEIPSEIIIGIRPEEIAINVSPDESWPQLRGEIYVTEPLGKETLITVSIDGQKISALTTNEDWEIGEHVTLYLNPNRIHIFDPGSEARLI; this is encoded by the coding sequence TTGGCAAGAATATTCTTAGATAGGCTTACCAAGAGGTTTGGTAAAGTCATAGCCTTGAGTGACTTCACGCTCGAGGTTAAAGATGGAGAGTTCATAGCCATATTGGGACCCTCGGGTTCAGGCAAGACCACGACGCTTTACCTCATAGCCGGGGTCTACAAGCCAACCTCAGGCAAAATCTACTTTGACGATCAGGTAGTAAACGATATCCCTCCACAATATAGAAATATAGGCTTAGTTTTCCAAAGCTATGCTCTTTATCCTCATATGACGGTATATGAAAATATAGCCTTCCCACTAAGGCTAAAGAAAATTCCAAGAGAGCAGATAAAGCAGAAGGTAGAAAAGGTAGCAAAGATGCTTCACATAGATGAGCTTCTCGCAAGAAAGCCAAATCAGATCTCCGGTGGACAGCAACAGAGAGTCGCCTTGGCAAGAGCGCTGGTTAAGGAACCAAACATACTGCTCTTGGACGAACCTCTCTCTAATCTCGACGCTAAGCTCAGAGTCGCAACGAGAGGAGAAATAAAAAGACTACAGAAAGAGCTGGGAATCACTGCCGTGCTTGTAACCCACGATCAGATAGAAGCAATGACGATGGCTGAAAGAATAGCGGTCATACACAAGGGAAAGCTTCAGCAATACTCCACTCCACATGATCTATACAGCAACCCGGAAAACCTTTTCGTCGCAGGCTTTATAGGAAACCCTCCTATGAACTTTCTGCATGGAAGATTCAAAAAGGAGGGTGATAATTTTAAAATCATCATAAATGGATCCGAGATAAGAATACCCCATGAGAGAATCAAACAGGCAAGAGGAGAAATTCCAAGCGAGATAATTATAGGTATAAGACCCGAAGAGATAGCCATAAACGTCTCTCCTGATGAAAGCTGGCCACAGCTACGAGGGGAAATCTACGTAACGGAACCACTGGGCAAAGAAACATTAATAACGGTCTCTATAGACGGACAAAAGATCTCTGCACTCACCACAAACGAGGATTGGGAAATTGGTGAGCATGTCACCCTATATCTTAACCCGAACAGAATTCACATCTTCGATCCGGGATCCGAAGCAAGACTCATCTAA
- the kdsA gene encoding 3-deoxy-8-phosphooctulonate synthase, whose amino-acid sequence MSRVVEIGDIKVGGGNPFVLIAGPCVIESEELVLKVASFVKRVCDKLEIPYIFKSSYDKANRTSISSFRGPGLEEGIRILAKVKEEVGIPILSDVHLPQEAGLAAEVLDILQIPAFLCRQTDLVLAVARTGKPVNVKKGQFLAPHDVKYIVEKIESVGNRKILLTERGTAFGYHNLVVDFRSLPIMRETGYPVVFDATHSVQLPGGRGGSSGGDRRFISFLARAATAVGIDALFMEVHPEPDRALSDGPNMLPLSDLEELLTVLKEIDAIVKGL is encoded by the coding sequence ATGAGCAGGGTAGTTGAGATAGGGGACATAAAGGTGGGTGGAGGTAATCCTTTTGTTCTTATAGCGGGTCCGTGCGTGATAGAGTCAGAAGAGCTTGTCTTAAAGGTGGCATCGTTTGTAAAGAGGGTTTGCGATAAGCTTGAGATACCTTATATATTTAAGTCTTCGTATGATAAAGCTAATAGGACATCGATAAGTTCCTTTAGAGGACCTGGGCTTGAGGAAGGGATAAGAATTCTTGCCAAGGTTAAGGAGGAAGTTGGGATTCCGATCCTTTCGGATGTTCACCTCCCACAGGAAGCAGGTTTGGCGGCTGAGGTTCTTGATATTCTTCAAATTCCCGCCTTTTTGTGTAGGCAGACGGATCTCGTTCTCGCGGTTGCGCGTACAGGAAAGCCGGTTAACGTTAAAAAGGGGCAGTTTCTTGCACCTCACGATGTTAAATATATAGTTGAGAAGATAGAGTCAGTGGGAAATAGAAAGATACTCCTTACAGAGAGAGGCACCGCATTTGGTTATCATAATCTCGTCGTTGATTTCCGTTCTCTTCCAATAATGAGAGAGACTGGCTATCCGGTAGTCTTTGATGCTACTCATAGTGTCCAGCTTCCGGGGGGTCGCGGAGGATCTTCCGGTGGGGATAGAAGGTTTATTTCCTTCCTGGCACGTGCTGCCACCGCGGTAGGGATCGATGCGCTCTTTATGGAGGTTCATCCCGAACCAGACAGGGCATTATCGGACGGCCCTAATATGCTTCCCTTAAGCGATCTTGAGGAGCTGTTAACCGTCTTGAAAGAAATAGATGCCATCGTGAAGGGGCTTTAG